GAGAATGGCAGCAGCTACCCCTGCACTGGGCCAGGGACCtgtctgagggcaggtctacacaggaACTTAAAGTCGAGCCTAGATACATCGATTCctgctacgcaattgctgtagctggaattgcacctCTGTGATGGACTTATCtagccgtcctcactgagggagggcaggagaagaCTCTCTTCTGCCTTGCGGGAATGAGGAGTGTgcgggtcgactgccaaccccaatAGCTCAATCCCACACACTCCCCACTAGGGGCATGAAACTGAGCCCTGATGAGGTCCATTTCCCTAAGCGTAGACGTGCCCCGAGTAAAGTGCTGGCTGGGAAGGCACCAAGCCTGGATCTGCAGACTCAATACGGACAATCCAGCACCTCCCTCAGGGTTATTCCAGTGGTTGCACCTGCCCTGGGATGATGCCTGCAGCATATTTCTACTGGCACACGCTGGGCCGGAGAAGGTGGTCTCTACTCAAGTCAGGAGCCTGTGGCAGCAGGCACACGTCCCCAGGAAAGCACTtgcagactaacccagctacggCTCCATCTGCTCTCCAGCAGGTACAAACAGCTCTTTCAGCTGGACTGGGGGTGTTTCTCCAGCCTTCAGATCACTGTGGCTCTCCTGGGCACTCCCTGCAGCTGACACCAGGAACGGGGACGCCTAcggcactgcagccccagcctggagcctccgACAGTCAACAGCCCTTTGACAGAGGTGGGAATGCTGCTGCCCTCCAGGGACTGCTGCTGTCTGTTCCCCCAATGGGCTGGCTATGCCAGCCTCGTGCCCTCTGCTGCCCGTGCACACCACCACAGGTGGAGCAGGACCTAGCATGGTATGAGTACCCCGTACCTTGGATCAAATATGCCAGCAGGTAGAAGTAgctgggagtgccatctgctgccactgagCACTGGGCCTTGTCCAATAGAGGCCTGGAAGAGGAGACAGCAGTGAGTTGCTCAGACGCACCCCgccactggctgcagcctgctccaggatggTTCCCTCTCTTCTACCACATCCTGCCCCTTGGGTCTCCTGAGCTGTAACTCCCCTGTCCTGTCCCAAGCACAACCCTGTGCCTTCTAGCTCAGATTCAGGCTCCATGCTGCCCTGTGCCTGCCCATATCAGACCTCATCTTCTCCTGTTTTACCAGGCTGCGTTTTCCACCCACCTCCTCTGCCCCTAGCCCCAGCACGCTCTGTGCCTGGTTCAGCCAGCCTCTCCCCGCCCGCCCCcaaaagccctgctcctgctgtgtgCACTCCCCAGCCAGTCTGCTGCCCCAGCTACAGAGCCAGCACCCAAGGGCAGGCACCTGGGACCAGTGTTTTCAATGCGCAACCAGCACATGCATGGGGCTACGATAAAGGGAGTGGCCAGGAGCACCTGCATGCGCCACACAGGAGCAGCAGGCACTGTCTCGTGGGCCTTCTCTTACCACAGCTGATGCTGGGGATTCATCTCAACGGTGTGGATTTCCCGAAACTGGCTCCTGTGCTTTCCTGTCAGCTCTCGCAGGAGACCTAGAAGGAGCAGCAAGGCAAACTGTTACGCTGGGGCAGCACAGGTCTCTGACCAGTGAGCGCACCCAGGACCTGCGTTCTCATCCCTGAGCAGCAGGTTTCCACGCAGAGTGGCCCAAAGAGCCTGCTTTGGCTTGCCTGTTCTCACCAGGGAGGGGTTTCCAACACACAGGACCTGGCGTAACTGCCTGCCGGGACCGGGGGAAGGTTCCCTGCCTTAGTGGGACAATAGGCAAAGGCTCCCCATGCCCACAACTCTTACATGTCAAGCACTGTAAGAACTGGTCACAGCGGCTCTGGTTTCGGAGCAGCAGGTTGTAGGAGGCCTTGGGATTTTCAAACTCCATCCGCAGACTCTGGTGGCCCAACCCCAACTCCAGGTAGCAGAGATCAGACAGGTAGTGAGAGTCGTTTTTCTTCAGCCAGTCTGCTGGCTGCCCCCTAAACACAGAGCAGAGTTCTCCACAACTGCGAGAGGCTGCAGCCACCGCAAGAGCCCTTCACCTCTTCCTCTCCTTCCCAAGGCTCTGATGCATACCTTTGTCAGGAAAAGCTAAACATATGGGGCCCCACCTCTACCTGTCCCAACCTTTGCCAAGGGAGAGCTGAGGGCATGGAGTTCTAAatgacagcagggcagggcagggcagggacacaaGGACAACCTcagtgtcagaccaaaggtctggcTAGTCCAGCATCGTGTGTTCAGACCGTGGCTGGGGCCCAGTGATCCATCCCATTTGTtcattcccaccttctggcaaacagacagtagtgacaccatccctgatggCTCTAGCCTCCATGACCTCGTTCAGATCttttgtgaaagccaagactgcaAAGGGTTTCAGAACACCCTCTGGCAGAGAGTTGCCCAGGTCGAACATGCAgcatatgaagaaatacttctgtttgttttaacctACTGCCAGTTAGCCTCCTTTGGAGACCCCCTCGTTCTCACATCATGGGGAAGTATAACCAATCCTTACTTTCAACACATCAGTCATGAGTTTGAGAGACCTCTATCATAAACCCCCTTGGCCATCTCCTTTCCAAGCAGACAAGGCCCAGTCTCATTAAACTCTTCCCCATATGGAAGCTGCTCCAGACCCCTAGTTATGTCGGTTACCTTTTTCCTACACATTTTCCAATTCAAATacatttttgagatggggcaactaCACCTGCACGCATCGTTTAAGAGGTCAGCATACCAGAGATTTATAAAGAGGTAATAAGACTTGCTGTCTTATCTAgcccagcatttcccaaatgAATTTGGCCATTTAACGCTTTGGGGCTTGGAACATATTGAAGGAAACATACATGCAGGTCTGCCGGCAGGGGGCGGGAGGGTCATACTGAAAAACTCCTGTACATAATGCTAAAGAGTTGATTTAGGTTTTTAGACGTCTTATCTCACTAACAAAAAGCAACAAGAGAAAATCCATTCAAATGAACAGCTAATGTCTTTCTGACAGGATGGTTAGCAGATGTATAAATTAAGtaaaaacccaaaacaacataacagctgaaagaaggatggttagtgttgattatttgtacaaaaatagaaagaacaacattgttcaaaaaaggatgGTCTTTCCTTAAAGGTTAAAAACCATTTTTATGAAGAAAACAAATTTGATatggaaaaaatagttttaaatgttgtgtttataaatttatggaaaataaaaataagtaacattcaACAATTTTAATGGGAAGCATTTCTTCATCTTTGTTTTGACATGAGTCGTATAACTCTATGATCAATGAgataaatatacatataaatcTAAACACTAGATACCTGGGTATTTCTGATACATGCAACCcttcttatttaaatattttaaaaagggaaaaatatcGCTAGCATCAAAGTTTTTAATGTATTAAAACGGAACACCCAATCCCACTACACAGAACAAAGTTTGGGAAAGGCTGCTCCAGTCATTCCTAATGGATTTCCAAAATTCTATTCGCTTTTTTGACTAGCGCTGCATGCCAAGTGAACTGTTCTCTGAGGGCCTCTGCAAGGGTCCCTACAGCTTTCTTGAGTGGCAGCTGCTAATTTAGATCCCACCACTTTAAATACACAGCTGGGACTGTGCTTTCCAAGggtgttactttgcatttacccaTGCTGAATGTCATCCACCAGTGTGCTTCCCAGGGACCCAGTTTTGAGAGTAGCTCTCTGAGGCCTAGTTGGGACTGGTCTTGGGTAGTTGTGTCATTGCAAGCATTGCCACCTCACCCCTCACTCCGTTTCCCAGATCATTTAAGACCCTATAGCACAACACTGGCCCCTACAGACCCACATAGGACACTACTAGTTTAACTTTAGACTAACAAGGGACCAGGACCAAAAGCTGGCAACAAAGCACATGCCAGAGGGATTCACAGACCGTGTAGCACTGCTCCTCACCTGGTCTCCCCAGTGACTTCCAGAATGTGAATCCTGAGATCTGAGGCCACCAGGAGTGAAGGAAACTCCCCACACCGGCCAAACTTCACCATGGCCACCTGGAAGAGCACAGTGTGGGGCGGGATACAACCCATCACAGCCTGCTGCTCTGTCCTGAGctactcctgctccccagcccacctGTGCAGGCAGGACAGGTGGCCTGAGTGCAGAGGTGCAgcatgcacctgctgcagcctgcaggtgGGACAGAGCTGCCTGCTCAGTCTCTGAAGGGCCCTCACCTTGAAGTAGCACTGGAACTCCTCCATGTTCTCGTCAAACACCTCCATGTCCAGGTAGAGCCTGAGGCGATGGTCCACAGAGCGGAAGTCCCTCGCCTCAAGTGGGCCGTTTGTGGCTGCAGAGAGCACATCAGGCAGATCAGTGCCTGCGCCCCCGCAGCAAGGATGCCTCAGCACACGAAGTCGCCAGCAGGGTCAGACataccagcagccaggcagcaatGCTCTGGTGTCATTGCCCTGTGCACATATGGGGAagccaggctgcagagcccagcCACTTGATCCTCTGGGCCAGCCCAGAGTTCACTACCTCTCTAGCATGTTCCTCCAAGCGGGGAAGCCCTATTCCTGCAGTAGGGAGACAGGAGTGTCCCCACCATGCTAAAAGCATCCTCCAGCTGCAGATATTTTCACCCCAGGTTAACCCCCTTTTCATCCTGTTCTGGTTTTGGCACCCCGGGAGCTATAGCGTTCCCAGCTTCCATGAAGAGTCTCTTCCGAGAGCCAGCAGTGGCctgtcctgcagcagcctgggaactctttgccaaaggatgTGGTGAGGGTCAAGGCGAACGGGTTCAAAGACAAGCTAGAAcagctgctgaggctgccagAGACACAGAAGGAAGCTGGACTGGAGCCCTGCGCAGACACCTGCTGGGTGCCCACTCGCCACAGCCATGCATGCTGGGGCGGCTCAGTTCTAGCTGAGGTTCTGAGCCAAAACTGAACCAAACTCAGCCCATGAGGACACCAGCAAGAGACTATTTTAGACCATGGAACCCAGTCTTGGCTCATTCCCTGGGTCTGCCCCTGCAGCTGAGTGGGGcacagccccacagtgctctcTTAAAACCAGAGCAGTGGGAGCGGACAccggggcagtgctgggggcacaCAGGCATCCCAAGCAGGGGTAACAAagttctgcagcctggggctgagcCGACCCCGGCTGGCTGGGAGTTCAGGCTCGGAGACCACCTGCTGCCTCAGACAAGCCATTCGGTTCGGCAGACTGGCCACCAGCCGTGGGCTCCACTCCCATTTCTGCCACTGGCAAAGGGCTGAAGGTGGCAAAGGCACAGAGACCTCAGCTCAGGCAAACCCAGGCACGATGCCAGGACAGAATGAACCCCAGGACTGGTTTCCCAGCTGCAGGATAAGCCTGGCTTCTAGGAGGAAGGGTGTGGAGAATTAACACCAGTTCCTCCAATTCACTATGGTGGTCAGGGCCACCCCCATATGGAGGGGGAACCTTCCATCCACCCATGGTGATCCCTCCCTGACATCCTCATTTTCCTCCAAGCTCAGCAGGGCCtcacccccgcccagccctgcctggagcccagctgtgCCTACCACCTCCCAGTCTGGGAGCACCCCACACAGCACtgcacagagctgccacagcacttctgttCACTCACAGGGACTGAGATTCCAGGTCTCCTCACACTCAGAGTTCAGGGAGAGCTGGGAGGGCGTGGGACCCTGAGAAGCACCGTAGTGGTAACTCCCCATCAGACTCCCTGCACTGGTGTCTGTCCGGCTGAGGGAGGAATAACAGCTCTTCAGGCCCAGCTCTTTTCTCCTGCAGTCCCCATCCGAGCTGGAATGCACAGTGCTGCCATGGTCACCGCTGAGCTCGTGGCCCCGGGGGTCGGTCTCTGAgctgtcctcctccccaccaatATAGAACTGCCCGCTCTGGCTGCCCAGGACAGATGCTGTCTCCAGACTgccctgggggcctggctccaacGGGGCCTCAGTAGGGCAGGCTGTGTCCGCAAGATGCTGGGAGGGCAACGGGGTACTCGAGCGCCTCTCGCAAGGCAGGATGACCACATGGTCGCTGGAGCAGCTAGGGCAGACGACAGGCTCACTGCAGGCAGCTTCTATAAAAGGGGAGAAAGTATCAAGTCTAGATGTAACCCTTCCTAGCCCAGCCACAGCGGGTATCAAAAAAAGGAAGATCAGCCCTGCCAAGCACATTCTCTGGGACCAacagcagcctgagctgcccattgagtccctgctctgcccggcTCAAGGACAATCTAGACAAAAAGTTCCCTGAACAGCTGTCCTCAGGACACCATCAGACTCTCCTGCTCAGCAGCAACCACTTGACTGGTACCCGAGGGGCCTGGCAGGAGAGCTGCTTACCAGAGCAGTGGTTTAATTCTTCCGTGGTACAAGGCAGGTTCCCTCCCACCATTGCCCTGATCTGAGCCCATCCCACCATACCTTCTCTGAGGGCAGTGCCGAGGCCTGGCCAACTGACCACATTCCTCATGCACCCCCGACTGCTGTCCCCTAAGCAACCAGCCCTGGGCACACAGGCTGTTACCCTGCTGTGTGGGTTCACTCTGGCCTGGTGCCATACCTGGGTCTGCCTGAGCAGCGCTCCCTCTGCCTTTGCCATCTTCGGCCTCCACAGGACAGGAGTTCTGCCGCCATGATGCAAGGGGCTGGGCAAACTCTTGTTTGCATTTCAGGCACTGAAGCTTTGTGGCCCCGTCCTGTAGCCCTTGACTTCTGCTGTTCTCCTCCAGAGCGGGGGACAGCACCCTCAGCACACTCTGAaaggagcagcacagggagagGCAGACAGCGGCAGGATGTGAGTGAGTCCAGGGCCTGGGCGTGAGCCAGGCACACCTGGcacagcacaggctggagcagcGTGAGAGCCAGTTAGCAGGGTGAGACTTTGCCAGTGCAGCCTCAGGCTTGCTGGGGAGGTACAAGCAGAGACAGTCAGCCAAGTTCCTCCTCCGCATGACTGAAGGATGGCAGGTCCCCCAGCAAGAGGAGGAAACCCAGCCCTTCCTGACCCAGCTCTCCCAGGTAATTGTCCAAAGACAGCATGAGCCATTGACTGGgtctctgcaagcagaggaggtAGGGGGCAGCCAATTTCCAGCCTCTGCCTGGACACCCTTAACACACAGGCAGCAGGGCACGGACAAACGTGCACACACACGGACACACGCAGCGTCCAGACAGCCGGTTGTTCTTGCGCAGAACTCCCATCCATCAACACTGCCTAGAGCAGTCTGTCTGCTCCATCAAACACAACCCAGAGTCCAGGACATGGATGTGAGATCAGCGCTCATGCActtcctgtgcctgcagcagggtTTCAAAGGCCTAGGTTCCACTGGGCAGCAAAGATGCTATGCCCTCCCCCAGacagagatgcatttcctggccCCAGAAGGCCCCTGCACCAAGAGCCTGGGCTCCCTCCAGAGCCTCCAACACCAGGGTGCAGCTGTTACTCTCCACCCCAGGGGCCACTGCACACACCACTTAGCAGGTCCCCTGCTGCTTGTGCATCCTGAGAAGTCCTCAGCAGCCTCCCGGGGCTTTTTCCACAGACACGCTCAGCAGACACTGCAGATTCCAAGTGTCACCTGGGATGTCAGCCTACAGATGCACTCACACATAATGCCAATGGCAAGCAGGCCCAAACCTGGGATCTTTGGAGCTACAAGCAAGAGCCTCTGCTGCACAGCCCCTGGCTAAGGCTTTAGCAGATTCATTGTGTCTAGCTGAGCTGGGGTCACTAGCAGGAAATAGCAGATTAACCGTTAGCAGGGAAGGGTTTCATATGGCAGACCCAGAACTGAGAGCCAGAAGGCTACGAGCCACCCCGCTGCATGTGTCACTGTCTTTGCCAAGCGGCAGCTCAGTATAGAGGCCCCCATCTCTCTCCTCACCTGCACACAGAGTTCTGGATGATCGTCCAGCACCACATAGCTGCGCTTCCGACGGTCCTTGCGGATGTACCCGAAATGGAGCGTGAGGACTGGGAACACTCGCTCCAGGTCCTGCAAAGAGGAAGTACAGAAAGACCCAGAGCCCAGTCAGGCGAGGTGAGCCTGAAGCGACATGTGCCCAGTGCTGTGCTTGGTTACAGGGTAGTCACGTACAAAGGCACCTGCCATGCTCTAAGCCAAACTTTAACCAGCTCTATTTCCAGAGCCCTCTCCCATGTGagtcggagaggtagccgtgtgtgTGATCCCACAGGCGACCCATTCTgctcccagcacagggcagcacaTCTTGGAATTAGCACCTAACAAAATTCTGATGCTGACCGCTGCAGCGCTGCCCTGAGCACCCCTCTGCAATGTCTAGGCacgtgcagcagggaggggcctgcGTTCGGTTCTGCATGCTGGATCCAGTGGTATCCCAAGGTCTTCCCAACCCCAAAGTTGCTGTCACACAGTCAACTCACcatcctcctccaggtcatttcAGAGGTCTCTACTTTCTGCAGGCTTCTCAGTTCCAGTTTATGGAGGACTCTGGCTGCCTTCAGCTCCACCTCAATCACATGTCGGGCTGTGACACGCAGGAAGATCCAGTCTGGCTCTGGGTCCCCATCACCCTCTATCTGGCTCACTAACACAGGCTGGCACAGGTCCACTGCCAAGTCAGAGGCGCCAAGGTTAGGGGGCGGGTGGGTCTGTCTCTCTCATGCGTGCGCACGCACGAGAGAGAGATCAGGCCTTGGTGCCTCacaggggagcagcagcccctCCCGTGGAGccagagggagaagggagggagctgCCGGTGCAGTCTCGTAGAAGGGAGAGGACTACGTGCAAAGGTGCTGGAAAGCTTCCCCCAGAGAGAACCTATTTACCTTCTGGCTTTTCTTCCTCCGGAGCAGCAAGCTCATCTGCAGCTACCTCTCCTCTGCGACTCTCCCCAAAggactcctccagctgcagctcaggctcctcctcccccctgctgTTCAAGGGGAGAGAGGCATCCCTCAGTGACCCAGAGAGAGAGTCTGGCTGCTGGAGGGTGCTCTCACTTGGTGTGTTGGTCCCAGGCAGGCTGCCTGGGACCTCCTTCACAGGCTCCTTCTGGTTGTGCTCCTCCAGCTGCTTCTTGTACTGGAGCCAGTCAACACCAAAGCGACTGCGGAAGGCATCCATGCGCGCCATCTCCTTCTGGTGCTCCAGGACTATCCCTGCAAAGAGAGACCATGCCAGGGAGAATCAGCTCCCATAGGGCCTGAGGCAGACCCCACTGCAGGCGGGGCAGACACTAGGTTATGGACTGGGGAGAGTCTCACCAGTtgaggggggcagtgcctggcactCATGCTCTGTGTCACTGGGTTCAGAGATGCTCGCCCGGCGCACCCTAATCTTTCCCTAGAAAGGGCGAAAGAAGCAGGGCTGAGTGACACACCCACCAGGGTGACACGACAGGGATCCCTCAGTTCCCAGGTGCTCGAGGCAAAGCCCCCCTCACATCACAACTGCCCCCAAAGTATTTGCTGCAGTAGATCAAGAGCAATCTTTTAAAAAGGCTCTCAGACCATGCAAGCTAACTCCCTTCACTGGGAGACCATGACCTCCCTTGGTCAGTGGGGGAAATGGGCAAGATGGGACCCCACCGGCTTTCAGGTGACGAAGGGGCCAGTAACTCTGGGTAGTGTCGTCATCATAGTCAGTTCCTGATCAGACAGGGGCATCGGAGGCCACAGCTACATGGCAAGAAAAACAATGGCAAAGGACCTTGCATTTTGTCGGCAGAAGCCTGGGGGCCTCACTCTCCCCTGGGGACTGGCTGTCGCTCAGGTCTGCGCCACAGGAACTGTCCAGGGCGCTGTGCTCCAGTAGGGTCTTCTCAGAGGTTGAAGAGCGAATTGACTGGGCGATGATCTGCCCAGATTTTGGAAGGTGCTAAAGCCAACAGAAGAGTGATACCAGTTGAGCATGGAAGGGAGCCGGCGAGTAAACAAAACTGCTTGCCTGTTTTCCCCAGAGGGTATGGTAGGCCCCTTGCTGTCTGACTGGGATGATCATGTCTCCTTTCCTCAGTTTAACGCAATGTCTGCAATTCCCCTGGATGTGGGCAGAGGTGTAACTGGTAAACTGACAGAGCACCTCTCTGGGGAGATGAAGGGCTCCAGGAATTGGTCTGGAGCAGGCTAGCAATGCCTTTCACTACCACCCTGCTGTCGCTTCTGGAGCACAGGGGATGGTTCCTAAGAATGGCCCGTTACCAGTACTAACTGAGCGGAGATGTACTGCTCTCCGGTGGCAAGAAACTGATGCAGAGAACCGCTAGGACAAGGGACATCATGAGCAAAGCCACCCGTCTCCTCCCCCCTCTAGACCGCAGCACAAGCTGCAGTTTCTCCCCCCATTCTCACCAGCAGGTCCGAAGCAGTCAGTGGCTCTCCATCCAAGAGGAGCTGTAATTACAAAGAAACCCAactgcagctggctggagcttGGTACAGCCTCATACTGCCCCATTACATCAGTGGCATTCTGCTTGGCTGGGACCCACTCCCACACCTTCCCCACCTGCCAGTCCTATGGCACAACTGTTGTCCAGCCAGATGCCAGCATGCCAGGAAATATTTCCTTCCACAGTCTCAGTGCCAGAGTCACCCTAGGGCCTGTGGTGAGTGCCAAGATTCAGGTCCAGAAGGGAACGCTGGGACTGCCTAGTCTGACCTCCCATGTCACACAGGCTACCAAGCTTCCAAAGCAACTCCTTCGTAGAACCTGAATGATCTGCTCTGACAAACCATCCAGTTACCACAACCCTGGCACATTGTCCCAGCTCCACTCACTGGAGAAACTGGCACCTTATGTCTCATCTGAATGTTGAGCTTCAGCTCCCAGTCACTGAACTTTGTTATACCATGTATTGCTAGCAGAAGTGTCCATTGTCAGAATACCATTCCCCCGCAGGTACTTCTAGACTGACCAAGATCCCCTGTAACTGTCTCCTCAATAGCCACATGGAGCAACAGCCCAGTCTAAGTCATGGTTTCCAAGAGCTGAGGCATCAAAGACGGCTGTTCTAATAGCTGCTcctgagaggaggaaagcaggaATAGTACCTGTagtctggggcagagggggaggttCTAGACCTGCACTGGTGAGGGGTTTCTTGGTACCACCTATCCATTCTCTAATGTTGCAATACTCTTCTTCTGTGCAGCCTCAGAACTGCCCAGCCCAATCCTGCAGCCATGGGGCAACCCTGGCTATTTGTCAAGATGGTTAGGGATGAGGCCCCTACACAGGGTGCCTCCAGACCCCAAATGCTAGAAGCTGGAACTGAAGGACTGGCGATGGGTCACCCACTAAATGGTCACACATTCTCTTCATGCCCTTTGAAGAGCCTGGCACAGCCTCCATTGGAAGACTGGTCCATCTAGGCCTGTGCCCTATGTTCTGACCCAGCAAGACTATTCTCCAGTTGCATATGGACGCAGCTCCCACACTCACACTGATGGAAGCAGCCCTGGGAGACAAGTGTAAGATGGTTGCAGATCGGTGGTTCCGGTGAAACCATAACGGGTTTCCCTCCAAGTGCAGCTGGGAAAGATAACACAGTAAGGTTCTTTGAACATTTGCATACCAAACTCCAGCCAAGCCTGCTTGTGGCCATAGGGCTGGTGTAACTATTCCCCTGTCCCAACACACAAGGGCTAGCAACAGacagagccacccccagccaggatgaaGGGGCCCATCCAGAAAGGAGCTAGGCCAGCTACCACTACCTTTCACAATCCTTTGTGTCTGCTCTTTGAATTCAAATACAGAATGAAGTCAAAGGTCTCCAGGTCACACTCCTGAATCCACACGAGCCATCCCCATACAAATGCCCTGATGTAACTCCGCACAGCAACTGAAGCTAGTTCTTCACCTCCAGCCATGTAACACAATCCACAGCTTCTGCTCCTCAGCGCACCAGAGGTGGCAGCAGGAGTCTTTTCCTACTTGTGCATCACACCTGTCTCGGGGCAGGGCAGCTACCCTCACGAGCCCAGTGGAATACAGTGTAGTGCAGAGGTCACCAAAGGTAAGACTTGGCCTGCATAAGCTACATGAGGCAATGGAGAAGCGAGTAGGAAAAGTCTCAGCTTGACCAGAAACAGGGtgaagctgcagggctgggagttaCAGAAGACATCTCTgctggattcagtgacctcttCCTTGCAGGGACCACGTCTGGAGAACCATAACCAGGGGCCCCTCACAACTTTCCTCACCAAAGTCAGAGTCTGCACTGAATGCTGAGATGCCCCCCAGCACCTCTAGACCCCAGGATCTCCTCGTCTCATGCCACCTGGCCCTTTGCTTACTTTTCTCATGTTGTGCAGCACGGACAGTGGTGCTAACTG
This portion of the Carettochelys insculpta isolate YL-2023 chromosome 8, ASM3395843v1, whole genome shotgun sequence genome encodes:
- the STK11IP gene encoding serine/threonine-protein kinase 11-interacting protein isoform X1; this encodes MAPAAPRELLLQSLARLLQDCGDLVLDGTSTLTLLTSSLQHLTQIFEHHLVSRNQTHGFIALPSHPADTSAILQAQFLFDILQKTLSLKLIHIPSCNLQSAVKIFPFKSLRRLELKSVPLHCLRGLRFIYSQLEALTCSRCVSTLEEVISACGGDLSSALPWLELQIVNFSHNSITVLDGSLQLLNSLKVLDLSHNRVRDCEHYLTTLTELEYLNLAYNFLSKVPSLGFHSQAKLVTLILRNNELDNINGVEQLLNLQHLDIAYNLLLEHAQLAPLSVLHNMRKLHLEGNPLWFHRNHRSATILHLSPRAASISLLLDGEPLTASDLLHLPKSGQIIAQSIRSSTSEKTLLEHSALDSSCGADLSDSQSPGESEAPRLLPTKCKGKIRVRRASISEPSDTEHECQALPPSTGIVLEHQKEMARMDAFRSRFGVDWLQYKKQLEEHNQKEPVKEVPGSLPGTNTPSESTLQQPDSLSGSLRDASLPLNSRGEEEPELQLEESFGESRRGEVAADELAAPEEEKPEVDLCQPVLVSQIEGDGDPEPDWIFLRVTARHVIEVELKAARVLHKLELRSLQKVETSEMTWRRMDLERVFPVLTLHFGYIRKDRRKRSYVVLDDHPELCVQSVLRVLSPALEENSRSQGLQDGATKLQCLKCKQEFAQPLASWRQNSCPVEAEDGKGRGSAAQADPEAACSEPVVCPSCSSDHVVILPCERRSSTPLPSQHLADTACPTEAPLEPGPQGSLETASVLGSQSGQFYIGGEEDSSETDPRGHELSGDHGSTVHSSSDGDCRRKELGLKSCYSSLSRTDTSAGSLMGSYHYGASQGPTPSQLSLNSECEETWNLSPSTNGPLEARDFRSVDHRLRLYLDMEVFDENMEEFQCYFKVAMVKFGRCGEFPSLLVASDLRIHILEVTGETRGQPADWLKKNDSHYLSDLCYLELGLGHQSLRMEFENPKASYNLLLRNQSRCDQFLQCLTCLLRELTGKHRSQFREIHTVEMNPQHQLWPLLDKAQCSVAADGTPSYFYLLAYLIQGASAFPVTLLSTCSTLLLLEESHQWQRNQRLLGTAGGSEAPLDSGIQLKEKQPISSIGSISTYRFSPCDVKLMFYDEVLKVESTWHIHTACPELLTQLVEWIRGPWEEMFSITLRMTVQDDLA
- the STK11IP gene encoding serine/threonine-protein kinase 11-interacting protein isoform X2, producing MAPAAPRELLLQSLARLLQDCGDLVLDGTSTLTLLTSSLQHLTQIFEHHLVSRNQTHGFIALPSHPADTSAILQAQFLFDILQKTLSLKLIHIPSCNLQSAVKIFPFKSLRRLELKSVPLHCLRGLRFIYSQLEALTCSRCVSTLEEVISACGGDLSSALPWLELQIVNFSHNSITVLDGSLQLLNSLKVLDLSHNRVRDCEHYLTVPSLGFHSQAKLVTLILRNNELDNINGVEQLLNLQHLDIAYNLLLEHAQLAPLSVLHNMRKLHLEGNPLWFHRNHRSATILHLSPRAASISLLLDGEPLTASDLLHLPKSGQIIAQSIRSSTSEKTLLEHSALDSSCGADLSDSQSPGESEAPRLLPTKCKGKIRVRRASISEPSDTEHECQALPPSTGIVLEHQKEMARMDAFRSRFGVDWLQYKKQLEEHNQKEPVKEVPGSLPGTNTPSESTLQQPDSLSGSLRDASLPLNSRGEEEPELQLEESFGESRRGEVAADELAAPEEEKPEVDLCQPVLVSQIEGDGDPEPDWIFLRVTARHVIEVELKAARVLHKLELRSLQKVETSEMTWRRMDLERVFPVLTLHFGYIRKDRRKRSYVVLDDHPELCVQSVLRVLSPALEENSRSQGLQDGATKLQCLKCKQEFAQPLASWRQNSCPVEAEDGKGRGSAAQADPEAACSEPVVCPSCSSDHVVILPCERRSSTPLPSQHLADTACPTEAPLEPGPQGSLETASVLGSQSGQFYIGGEEDSSETDPRGHELSGDHGSTVHSSSDGDCRRKELGLKSCYSSLSRTDTSAGSLMGSYHYGASQGPTPSQLSLNSECEETWNLSPSTNGPLEARDFRSVDHRLRLYLDMEVFDENMEEFQCYFKVAMVKFGRCGEFPSLLVASDLRIHILEVTGETRGQPADWLKKNDSHYLSDLCYLELGLGHQSLRMEFENPKASYNLLLRNQSRCDQFLQCLTCLLRELTGKHRSQFREIHTVEMNPQHQLWPLLDKAQCSVAADGTPSYFYLLAYLIQGASAFPVTLLSTCSTLLLLEESHQWQRNQRLLGTAGGSEAPLDSGIQLKEKQPISSIGSISTYRFSPCDVKLMFYDEVLKVESTWHIHTACPELLTQLVEWIRGPWEEMFSITLRMTVQDDLA